One Candidatus Zixiibacteriota bacterium genomic window carries:
- a CDS encoding regulatory protein RecX, which produces MDERISLIDIRLVGSRAEIHLSTHERPLVLSPETVHRYRLVKGTVLTRSQAAQLETEAARFAVASEATRLLARRPHSAGELRQKLLRQFDAELVGAAIRDFTARGVLDDAQYAHQLADSLVRRKPCGRGYVIAFLESRRIERALAAEAADAVLSEHSPEELAERALRAKWREFGQFDLETARRRAYNYLARRGFPFDIARAAVQTLARESTDGGND; this is translated from the coding sequence ATGGACGAGAGAATCTCTCTGATAGACATCCGCCTGGTCGGGAGCCGGGCCGAAATTCATCTGTCCACGCACGAGCGGCCGCTGGTGCTGTCGCCGGAGACCGTGCACCGCTACCGGTTGGTCAAAGGAACCGTTCTGACCCGATCGCAAGCCGCGCAGTTGGAGACCGAGGCGGCGCGGTTCGCGGTCGCCAGCGAGGCGACCCGCCTTCTGGCGCGGCGCCCCCATTCGGCCGGAGAGCTTCGCCAGAAGCTGCTGAGGCAATTCGATGCGGAGCTGGTCGGCGCGGCGATTCGCGATTTCACCGCGCGCGGCGTGCTCGACGATGCGCAGTACGCGCACCAGCTGGCCGACAGCCTCGTGCGCCGAAAACCCTGCGGGCGCGGTTACGTGATCGCGTTCCTCGAGAGCCGGCGGATCGAGCGCGCGCTGGCGGCCGAGGCCGCGGACGCCGTGCTTTCGGAGCACTCGCCGGAAGAGCTGGCCGAGCGCGCGCTGCGGGCGAAGTGGCGGGAGTTCGGGCAGTTTGACCTTGAAACGGCCCGCCGCAGAGCATATAATTACCTGGCCCGGCGCGGCTTCCCTTTCGACATCGCCCGCGCCGCCGTGCAGACGCTCGCGCGTGAATCAACGGACGGAGGCAACGATTAA
- a CDS encoding geranylgeranylglyceryl/heptaprenylglyceryl phosphate synthase translates to MVEGKVYRRLMEIRADRGGVFLLLIDPDRTSARHNRRLCEAAAECGVDALLVGTSFMLDTHFAEAVREVKQAAALPVIIFPGSFAQLTPDADAVLFTSLISGRNPEYLIGEQARGAPLVKRFGLEAIPTGYLLIESNNLTSVQYISGTLPIPAAKADIACAHALAAQYLGMRLVYLDAGSGAHEAVPCAMVREVSAYVEIPVIAGGGLCRPEDCAARIEAGAAMVVVGNSIETDPSFGRLREMAAAVHAKESVRS, encoded by the coding sequence ATGGTTGAAGGCAAAGTATACCGCAGGCTTATGGAGATCCGGGCCGACCGCGGCGGGGTGTTTCTCCTGCTGATCGACCCGGACCGCACCTCGGCGCGGCACAACCGCCGGCTCTGCGAGGCGGCCGCCGAGTGCGGCGTCGACGCCCTGCTGGTGGGGACCTCGTTCATGCTCGACACCCATTTCGCCGAGGCGGTCCGCGAGGTCAAACAGGCGGCCGCGCTCCCGGTGATCATTTTCCCCGGGTCGTTTGCGCAACTGACGCCCGATGCGGACGCGGTGCTGTTCACCTCGCTCATCTCCGGCCGCAACCCGGAGTATCTGATCGGGGAGCAGGCGCGCGGGGCGCCGCTGGTCAAGCGCTTCGGCCTCGAGGCCATCCCCACCGGCTACCTGCTCATCGAATCGAACAACCTGACCTCGGTGCAGTACATCTCGGGGACGCTGCCGATCCCGGCCGCCAAGGCCGATATCGCGTGCGCGCACGCGCTGGCGGCCCAGTACCTCGGCATGCGGCTGGTCTATCTCGACGCCGGGAGCGGGGCGCACGAGGCGGTGCCGTGCGCGATGGTCCGCGAGGTGAGCGCCTATGTCGAGATCCCGGTGATCGCGGGGGGCGGGCTGTGCCGGCCGGAGGACTGCGCGGCGCGGATCGAGGCGGGCGCGGCAATGGTGGTGGTGGGAAATTCGATTGAAACCGACCCGTCGTTCGGGCGCCTGCGGGAGATGGCGGCGGCGGTGCATGCGAAGGAGTCCGTGCGATCATGA
- a CDS encoding DUF4388 domain-containing protein, with product MDLDLQGNIERFTLPEILQLIASGRKSGTLGIQKADSIVMVYFREGNIIYGYGPRETYHLGQLLKERGLITAEQLEEAVRMQAVTDNSRRLGEILITRGFIDRADLQDVVRRQVESLLYSLLSWTSGSFKFYEDQFPTEEEITVDLSVENVILEGLRRIDEMNLIRETLPNLEAVYTISAAQGGRARNVALHADEWNIMALVDGHRTLNEVCRLSPLGRDETLRKLAQLKLAGLITKTDRPIEPPAPAADLEKMVGRLAGLLESYMTEKAAPRPAERRITQSLLEQVD from the coding sequence ATGGATCTTGACCTGCAGGGAAATATCGAGCGGTTCACTCTTCCGGAAATCCTTCAATTAATCGCCTCGGGCCGCAAGTCCGGGACTCTCGGGATCCAGAAGGCTGACTCGATCGTCATGGTCTATTTCCGGGAGGGCAACATCATTTACGGCTACGGCCCGCGCGAAACCTACCACCTGGGGCAGTTGCTCAAGGAACGGGGACTCATCACGGCCGAGCAGCTCGAGGAAGCGGTGCGCATGCAGGCGGTCACCGATAACAGCCGCCGCCTCGGGGAAATCCTCATCACCCGCGGCTTCATCGACCGCGCCGATCTCCAGGATGTGGTCCGCCGCCAGGTCGAGAGTCTCCTCTATTCGCTCCTCTCGTGGACCAGCGGATCGTTCAAGTTCTACGAGGATCAGTTCCCGACCGAGGAGGAGATCACGGTGGACCTGTCGGTCGAGAATGTCATTCTCGAAGGACTGCGGCGGATCGACGAGATGAACCTGATCCGGGAGACGCTGCCGAACCTCGAGGCCGTCTACACGATCTCGGCCGCCCAGGGGGGGCGCGCCCGCAACGTCGCCCTGCACGCCGACGAGTGGAACATCATGGCGCTGGTCGACGGGCACCGGACGCTCAACGAGGTCTGCCGGCTCTCGCCGCTGGGGCGCGACGAGACGCTGCGGAAACTCGCGCAACTGAAACTGGCCGGGCTGATCACGAAGACCGACCGGCCGATTGAGCCGCCCGCGCCCGCCGCCGATCTGGAGAAAATGGTCGGCCGTCTGGCCGGTCTGCTGGAGAGCTACATGACCGAGAAGGCCGCCCCCCGGCCGGCCGAGCGAAGAATCACCCAAAGCCTCCTGGAGCAGGTCGATTGA
- a CDS encoding SIS domain-containing protein has protein sequence MRDLAAQTARLRLEVVEQLGPLLLDLAARVAGVIGAGGKLLIAGNGGSAADAAHFAAEMVVRLTAARSRQALPALALTADTSVLTAAGNDFGFENVFARQVEGLGHKGDMLLVISTSGNSENLVRAVGAARQRRMLTAGLLGGQGGRLAGLVDPALIVPSASTQRIQEEHIFLIHLLVEYIESDLFG, from the coding sequence CTGCGCGACCTGGCCGCCCAGACCGCGCGGCTCCGCCTTGAGGTCGTCGAACAACTCGGCCCCCTCCTGCTCGACCTGGCCGCCCGCGTCGCCGGCGTGATCGGCGCGGGGGGCAAGCTGCTGATCGCCGGGAACGGCGGCTCGGCGGCCGATGCCGCGCACTTCGCGGCCGAGATGGTGGTCCGATTGACGGCGGCCCGGAGCCGCCAGGCCCTGCCGGCGCTCGCGCTCACCGCGGACACATCGGTCCTGACGGCCGCGGGGAACGATTTCGGCTTCGAGAACGTGTTCGCCCGCCAGGTGGAAGGGCTAGGCCACAAGGGAGACATGCTCCTGGTGATCTCGACCTCGGGCAATTCGGAGAATCTCGTGCGGGCAGTCGGCGCTGCGCGCCAACGGAGAATGCTGACCGCGGGGCTGCTCGGCGGCCAGGGGGGACGGCTGGCCGGACTGGTGGACCCTGCCCTGATCGTGCCGAGCGCGTCGACCCAGCGGATCCAGGAGGAGCATATCTTCCTCATCCACCTGCTCGTCGAGTACATAGAAAGCGACCTGTTCGGATGA
- a CDS encoding O-antigen ligase family protein: MSAPATTLADRVLFGLFALFLLSSSFSIALAQSSLGLALAVYIGILAVRRENPFGGALRPVYLAIGLYVLWVLISALAGPTPGRSVLREREDWLFLIIPIAVHLVRIEPFRRRLVRTLAIAVLLMGAYGVVQHFTGLNWPHATPPLKALEGGYIVQGSFAHRLTYGNYFAVASIFVLACGILAAGRETGVWRRFLFLAAFVGLAATVLSYARMALAGLPLALLFLAALKGRRWLAAAAGAVAIGAVAVYLWVPGVAGGFRAALDRDLTGENQASRTYIWEKSLAIVAENPITGVGLGNFYEAYARQNDSLRGENRVWPHAHNDVLNVAAVAGIPGALLFVAMWVIVFWYLRRGWQRFRGDPAYRALIGAAMAASVMFALCSLSEAAFADEEPRQLLMGVWGMGLGWVNRPSEETPTAAGSAE, encoded by the coding sequence ATGAGCGCGCCGGCGACCACACTCGCCGACCGCGTGCTCTTCGGCTTGTTCGCGCTCTTCCTTCTGAGTTCAAGTTTCTCGATCGCGCTGGCCCAGAGCAGCCTCGGCCTGGCGCTGGCCGTCTATATCGGCATCCTCGCCGTGCGCCGGGAAAATCCGTTCGGCGGCGCGCTCCGGCCGGTCTACCTGGCGATCGGGCTGTATGTTCTCTGGGTGCTGATCTCGGCGCTGGCGGGACCGACCCCCGGCCGGTCGGTGCTGCGGGAGCGGGAGGACTGGCTCTTCCTCATCATTCCGATCGCCGTCCACCTCGTGCGCATCGAGCCGTTCCGCCGGCGGCTGGTGCGGACGCTCGCCATCGCCGTGCTGCTGATGGGCGCGTACGGCGTCGTGCAGCACTTCACCGGGCTCAACTGGCCGCACGCGACGCCGCCGCTCAAAGCGCTCGAGGGAGGGTACATCGTGCAGGGGTCATTTGCGCACCGCCTCACCTACGGCAACTATTTCGCGGTGGCCTCAATCTTCGTGCTGGCCTGCGGAATACTGGCCGCCGGGCGGGAGACCGGGGTGTGGCGGCGATTTCTTTTCCTCGCGGCCTTCGTGGGCCTGGCGGCGACCGTGCTCTCCTATGCGCGGATGGCGCTTGCCGGGCTGCCGCTCGCCCTGCTGTTCCTCGCGGCCCTCAAAGGGCGGCGGTGGCTGGCGGCGGCCGCGGGCGCAGTGGCGATCGGCGCCGTCGCCGTGTACCTCTGGGTGCCCGGGGTGGCCGGGGGGTTCCGGGCGGCGCTGGATCGGGACCTGACCGGCGAGAACCAGGCGTCGCGCACGTACATCTGGGAGAAATCGCTCGCGATCGTAGCGGAGAACCCGATCACCGGGGTCGGCCTGGGCAACTTCTACGAGGCCTATGCGCGGCAGAACGATTCTTTGCGCGGTGAGAATCGGGTGTGGCCGCATGCGCACAACGACGTCCTCAACGTCGCGGCCGTGGCCGGAATTCCCGGCGCCCTCCTTTTTGTCGCCATGTGGGTCATCGTGTTTTGGTATCTCCGGCGCGGCTGGCAGCGGTTCCGGGGCGATCCCGCTTACCGCGCGCTGATCGGCGCGGCGATGGCGGCGTCGGTCATGTTTGCCCTCTGCTCGCTGTCGGAGGCGGCGTTTGCCGATGAGGAGCCCCGCCAGTTGCTGATGGGCGTCTGGGGGATGGGACTGGGCTGGGTCAACCGGCCGTCCGAGGAGACGCCGACGGCGGCGGGTTCGGCGGAGTGA
- the alaS gene encoding alanine--tRNA ligase has protein sequence MNQRTEATIKTSDIRRSFLDFFARHDHRVVPSSPVIPFDDPTLLFTNAGMNQFKDVFTGQRTLPYARATSSQKCIRAGGKHNDLDNVGFTARHLTFFEMLGNFSFGDYFKEEAIAFAWEWVTKDLGLDPQRLSATVYETDDEAFALWAKIAPALKDGRILRFGKKDNYWSMGDVGPNGPCSEIHYDRGAKYGTGPEDRVNGESDRFVEIWNLVFMQYETLADGAVVALPKPSVDTGAGLERIAAVIAGANSVFEIDLFRRIIEAIADLTGAGPRARSASHNVIADHLRALCFAIADGAGISNEGQGYVLRRILRRAARHGRNLGMHRPFIHRLVPVLAAEMGDAYPEIREKQPHLENVIRTEEESFGRTLETGLELFERVARKVAGEGSAVVPGEEVFRLYDTYGFPYDLTEIIAAERGLRLDREGFDRAMERQRTQSKAGARFAAQVSSLNEVLDAAGLRAAPTVFARDRFEAAASIQHVFPWPGGDPRRVGIILDTTPFYTEAGGQVDDTGVIVGPGAAVRVEAVHGYRDWSVHEGVVTEGSPADLRAGDGVTAKIDAERRWAIMRNHTVTHLTHAALRTVLGPHIKQSGSYVGPDRMRFDFSHHRPMTPEEIREVERLVNEQILRGTAVQTEIMDIDAARRTGAMALFGEKYGDRVRVVSVPGFSKELCGGTHVQNVAQIGPFFITLETGIASGVRRLEAITGTAAIGYMLDAKQFRSEAAQAVGRSEKDALEGVRQLRENCAELQRELKRVKAEMFSGSPRAVGAEEQIGAVTLATHDFGDTDRDIMAGWIDRQKDRPDPVVAVALGKVDGKQVYVASASSEAVSRHRVNIGALSKEILPQFGGRGGGKPTFAQGSVADEAEAARVFAAVRASLTAAQRR, from the coding sequence GTGAATCAACGGACGGAGGCAACGATTAAGACATCAGATATTCGCCGATCTTTCCTTGACTTTTTCGCCCGCCACGACCATCGGGTGGTCCCGTCATCTCCGGTTATTCCCTTCGACGATCCGACGCTCCTGTTCACCAACGCCGGGATGAACCAGTTCAAGGATGTGTTCACCGGGCAGCGCACCCTGCCCTATGCCCGGGCGACCAGCTCGCAAAAGTGCATTCGGGCGGGCGGCAAACACAACGACCTCGACAACGTCGGATTCACCGCCCGGCACCTCACCTTTTTCGAGATGCTCGGCAACTTCTCCTTCGGCGACTACTTCAAGGAGGAGGCCATCGCGTTCGCCTGGGAGTGGGTAACGAAGGATCTCGGGCTCGACCCGCAGCGGCTCTCCGCGACGGTGTACGAGACTGACGACGAGGCGTTCGCGCTGTGGGCGAAGATCGCGCCGGCGCTGAAGGACGGGCGCATTCTCCGCTTCGGCAAGAAAGACAACTACTGGTCGATGGGCGACGTCGGGCCGAACGGACCGTGCAGCGAAATCCACTACGACCGCGGGGCGAAGTACGGCACGGGGCCGGAGGACCGGGTCAACGGCGAGTCCGACCGGTTTGTCGAAATCTGGAATCTCGTCTTCATGCAGTATGAGACGCTGGCCGACGGCGCGGTCGTGGCGCTGCCGAAACCCTCGGTCGACACCGGCGCCGGGCTCGAGCGGATCGCCGCGGTGATCGCGGGGGCGAACTCGGTTTTCGAGATCGACCTCTTCCGGCGCATCATCGAGGCCATCGCCGACCTGACCGGGGCCGGCCCCCGGGCCCGCTCCGCCTCGCACAACGTCATCGCCGACCACCTGCGCGCCCTCTGTTTCGCCATCGCCGACGGCGCGGGGATATCGAACGAAGGCCAGGGGTACGTCCTGCGGCGCATCCTCCGGCGAGCGGCCCGGCACGGACGCAATCTCGGCATGCACCGACCCTTCATCCACCGGCTCGTCCCGGTGCTGGCGGCCGAGATGGGGGACGCTTACCCGGAAATCCGCGAAAAGCAGCCGCACCTCGAAAACGTCATCCGGACCGAAGAGGAGTCGTTCGGCCGCACGCTCGAGACGGGGCTGGAGCTGTTCGAGCGGGTCGCGCGCAAAGTCGCGGGGGAGGGGAGCGCGGTGGTGCCGGGCGAGGAAGTGTTCCGCCTGTACGACACCTACGGGTTCCCGTACGACCTGACCGAGATCATCGCCGCCGAGCGCGGCCTGCGGCTGGACCGGGAAGGGTTCGACCGGGCGATGGAGCGGCAGCGCACGCAGTCGAAGGCGGGGGCGCGCTTCGCCGCGCAAGTGTCGTCGCTCAACGAGGTTCTCGACGCCGCCGGTCTGCGCGCGGCGCCGACTGTGTTCGCGCGCGACCGGTTCGAGGCGGCCGCCTCCATCCAGCACGTCTTCCCCTGGCCGGGCGGCGATCCCCGGCGGGTCGGGATCATCCTCGACACCACGCCGTTCTACACCGAGGCCGGCGGCCAGGTGGACGATACCGGCGTGATCGTCGGCCCGGGCGCGGCCGTGCGGGTCGAGGCCGTGCACGGCTACCGGGACTGGTCGGTGCACGAAGGGGTGGTGACCGAGGGCTCGCCGGCCGACCTGCGGGCCGGAGACGGGGTTACGGCGAAAATCGACGCCGAGCGGCGCTGGGCCATCATGCGCAACCACACCGTCACCCACCTCACCCACGCCGCGCTGCGGACGGTGCTCGGCCCGCACATCAAACAGTCGGGATCGTACGTCGGACCGGACCGCATGCGCTTTGACTTCTCCCACCACCGGCCGATGACGCCGGAAGAGATCCGCGAGGTCGAACGGCTGGTCAACGAGCAGATCCTTCGCGGCACGGCGGTGCAGACCGAGATCATGGATATCGACGCGGCCCGGCGGACGGGAGCGATGGCGCTGTTCGGAGAGAAATACGGCGACCGGGTCCGGGTGGTGTCGGTCCCGGGATTCTCCAAGGAGCTGTGCGGCGGCACCCACGTGCAGAACGTCGCCCAGATCGGACCGTTCTTCATCACCCTGGAGACGGGCATTGCCTCGGGCGTGCGGCGCCTCGAAGCGATCACCGGCACGGCCGCGATCGGCTACATGCTCGATGCCAAGCAGTTCCGCAGCGAGGCGGCCCAGGCGGTCGGGCGGAGCGAAAAAGACGCCCTCGAGGGCGTGCGGCAGCTTCGCGAAAACTGCGCCGAACTGCAGCGCGAACTGAAGCGGGTGAAGGCGGAGATGTTCTCCGGCTCGCCGCGCGCGGTGGGCGCGGAGGAGCAGATCGGCGCCGTGACGCTGGCCACCCACGATTTCGGCGACACCGACCGCGACATCATGGCCGGGTGGATCGACCGTCAGAAAGACCGGCCCGATCCGGTGGTCGCGGTGGCGCTGGGGAAAGTCGACGGCAAGCAGGTGTACGTGGCGTCGGCCTCGAGCGAGGCGGTCAGCCGGCACCGGGTGAACATCGGGGCGCTCTCCAAAGAGATCCTGCCGCAGTTCGGAGGCCGGGGCGGCGGCAAACCGACTTTCGCCCAGGGGAGCGTGGCCGACGAAGCCGAGGCGGCCCGGGTGTTCGCGGCGGTGCGGGCGAGCCTCACCGCGGCGCAGCGCCGGTAG
- a CDS encoding NTP transferase domain-containing protein, which translates to MKAIVMAGGFGTRLRPLTINIPKPMAPIGNLPMMEHVVSLLVRHGITDVTALLYFQPEKIRNHFKNGAAFGVNMEYAQPDDDYGTAGAVRYALTTATEPVLVISGDLITDFDLTEAIAWHAARRSQATLLLTRMENPLAYGIVITDDDGRIVRFLEKPSWGEAFSDTINTGIYILEPAAIEMIPPRVNFDFSQNLFPLMLSRQMGLFGKIMAGYWKDVGNVGEYRRVHADFFNGTLNLDLKRPVQPLPSGELYAGENVRIADNVQLSGRVVLGHDAKIEAGARLHNCVIGDRTRIGPGAKLSNTVVWHDANIGAESLVAESVICNSARLGRNVQFMDDVIVADDTVIGDRATVKANCKIWPGKTVDSGAIVSTSIVWGDRWNRELFTNSKITGLALTEITPEMTVKVGAAFGAFLGKGAAVLTSRDASDGSRLLKRGLMSGLLAAGVNVADLETQPIPVVRYGLTRGSYAAGIYVRHSPADFRLIDAIFFDGSGLDMPTAKLKKVERMYFGEDFERASLGDIGHLDQPQHVLEDYREDFLKSLDIDLIRKAGFKVVIDHSNGSSSQIFPTLSSELGVSAVELNANLNPRKFSTSPEEMAQAMVQLSAIVSSLKADIGFLLNPAAEKLTVVDELGQPVDPQLLLLIVLDLFLQLNKVRRVAVPVAASMGVEEIARDRGAEVIRVANDHLSMMEVMRRGEADFVGGTRGGFIFPGFQSGADAMFATCKILEMMAATRSRFGALRRQFEDLQRETISVPCPWSKKGTVMRHLIVNSQTRERQLVDGVRIRENGGWVLLIPDRETASFNIMAETRSREATQALVNRYRSLVEEWQTE; encoded by the coding sequence ATGAAGGCGATCGTCATGGCGGGCGGTTTCGGAACCCGACTGCGCCCTTTGACCATTAACATACCCAAACCCATGGCCCCGATCGGCAACCTGCCCATGATGGAACACGTGGTGTCCCTCCTGGTCAGGCACGGCATCACCGACGTGACCGCGCTGCTGTACTTCCAGCCGGAGAAGATCCGCAATCATTTTAAGAACGGCGCGGCGTTCGGGGTGAACATGGAGTACGCGCAGCCGGATGACGATTACGGCACGGCGGGGGCGGTCCGCTACGCTCTCACCACGGCCACGGAACCGGTGCTCGTGATCTCGGGCGACCTGATCACCGATTTCGATCTCACCGAGGCTATCGCCTGGCACGCCGCCCGGCGCTCGCAGGCGACGCTCCTGCTCACCCGCATGGAGAATCCACTCGCCTACGGAATCGTGATCACCGACGACGACGGTCGGATCGTGCGCTTCCTGGAGAAACCCTCGTGGGGCGAGGCCTTCTCCGATACCATCAACACCGGCATCTACATTCTCGAGCCCGCGGCCATCGAGATGATCCCGCCCCGGGTCAATTTCGACTTCTCGCAGAATCTCTTCCCCCTCATGCTCTCGCGGCAGATGGGGCTGTTCGGTAAGATCATGGCCGGCTACTGGAAAGACGTCGGCAACGTGGGGGAGTACCGGAGAGTGCACGCCGACTTCTTCAACGGCACGCTCAACCTCGATCTCAAGCGGCCGGTGCAACCGCTCCCCTCGGGCGAGCTCTACGCCGGGGAGAATGTCCGTATCGCCGACAACGTCCAGCTCTCCGGGCGTGTCGTCCTCGGCCATGATGCGAAGATCGAGGCGGGGGCCAGGCTCCACAATTGCGTCATCGGCGACCGCACGCGGATCGGCCCGGGCGCCAAGCTCAGCAACACGGTGGTGTGGCACGACGCCAACATCGGCGCCGAGAGCCTGGTGGCCGAGAGCGTGATCTGCAACTCCGCACGGCTCGGCCGCAACGTGCAGTTCATGGACGACGTCATCGTCGCCGACGACACGGTGATCGGCGACCGCGCGACGGTCAAAGCCAACTGCAAAATCTGGCCGGGCAAGACGGTCGATTCCGGCGCCATCGTCTCCACCTCAATCGTCTGGGGCGACCGCTGGAACCGGGAGTTGTTCACCAACTCGAAAATCACCGGCCTGGCGCTGACCGAAATCACGCCCGAGATGACGGTCAAAGTCGGCGCCGCCTTCGGCGCTTTCCTCGGCAAGGGCGCGGCCGTGTTGACCAGCCGCGACGCCTCGGACGGGTCGCGTCTGCTCAAACGCGGGCTCATGTCGGGCCTCCTGGCCGCGGGCGTCAACGTTGCCGACCTCGAAACCCAGCCCATTCCCGTGGTGCGCTACGGTCTGACGCGGGGGAGTTACGCCGCCGGGATCTACGTGCGCCACTCCCCGGCCGATTTCCGCTTGATTGACGCGATCTTCTTCGACGGCTCCGGGCTGGACATGCCGACGGCCAAGCTGAAGAAGGTGGAGCGCATGTATTTCGGCGAGGATTTCGAACGCGCCTCGCTCGGCGACATCGGCCACCTCGACCAGCCCCAGCACGTGCTCGAGGACTACCGCGAGGATTTCCTCAAATCGCTCGACATCGACCTGATCCGCAAGGCCGGATTCAAAGTCGTCATCGACCACTCCAACGGCTCCTCGAGCCAGATCTTCCCGACCCTGTCCTCCGAGCTCGGCGTCTCAGCCGTCGAACTGAACGCGAACCTCAACCCGCGCAAGTTCTCGACCTCGCCCGAGGAGATGGCCCAGGCCATGGTGCAGCTCTCCGCCATCGTCTCCTCCCTCAAGGCCGACATCGGCTTCCTGCTCAACCCGGCGGCCGAGAAACTCACCGTGGTCGATGAACTCGGGCAGCCGGTCGACCCGCAGCTGCTCCTGCTCATCGTCCTCGATCTGTTCCTGCAGTTGAACAAAGTGCGGCGGGTGGCGGTCCCGGTGGCGGCCTCGATGGGCGTCGAGGAAATCGCCCGCGACCGCGGCGCCGAGGTCATCCGCGTCGCCAACGACCACCTCTCGATGATGGAGGTGATGCGGCGCGGAGAGGCGGACTTTGTCGGCGGCACCCGCGGCGGCTTCATCTTCCCCGGCTTCCAGAGCGGGGCCGATGCGATGTTCGCCACCTGCAAGATCCTTGAGATGATGGCTGCGACCCGCAGCCGCTTCGGCGCCCTCCGCCGACAATTCGAGGACCTCCAGCGCGAAACCATCTCCGTCCCCTGCCCGTGGTCGAAGAAGGGCACGGTTATGCGCCACCTGATTGTAAACTCCCAGACGCGCGAGCGGCAGTTGGTCGACGGCGTGCGAATCAGAGAAAACGGGGGCTGGGTCCTGCTCATCCCCGACCGCGAGACGGCGTCGTTCAACATCATGGCGGAAACGCGTTCGCGCGAGGCCACCCAGGCGCTCGTCAACCGCTACCGGAGCCTGGTGGAGGAGTGGCAGACCGAATAG